One genomic region from Mytilus trossulus isolate FHL-02 chromosome 9, PNRI_Mtr1.1.1.hap1, whole genome shotgun sequence encodes:
- the LOC134684211 gene encoding uncharacterized protein LOC134684211 has protein sequence MYSTPFFVFMAVVILAEISCIVMTLYDAVRLPSEPNTMHLEEKANEGKIELLGVDEKPSSKPTSTVSDKKDKKKKKEKENSGKAAKSERKQSIEKQKSFVRQKTDETEKVKDNIDIQSLEETKKENEKMRTNTEEKNDSKHVNKTENTNDDEKEEMDSIDQHKNDETVNRHQEREDKTMKDTSIQINEEPPSDRTELKDKVIEDVNAEDLVEEDF, from the exons ATGTACAGCACACCGTTCTTTGTGTTCATGGCAGTCGTCATTTTAGCCGAG ATATCGTGTATAGTGATGACACTATATGACGCTGTTCGCCTACCATCTGAACCTAATACTATGCATCTAGAAGAGAAAGCAAATGAAGGAAAGATAGAATTGTTAGGAGTAGATGAAAAACCCTCTTCAAAACCTACAAGCACTGTTTCTgataaaaaagataagaaaaagaagaaagaaaaagaaaattccgGAAAAGCTGCAAAAAGTGAGCGGAAGcaatcaattgaaaaacaaaaatcattcgTTAGGCAAAAGACAGATGAAACTGAGAAAGTTAAAGACAATATTGACATACAGTCGTTGGAAGagacaaagaaagaaaatgaaaaaatgagaACGAATACTGAggaaaaaaatgattcaaaacATGTCAATAAAACAGAAAACACCAACGATGACGAAAAAGAGGAAATGGACTCAATAGATCAACATAAAAACGACGAAACAGTCAACAGACACCAAGAAAGAGAAGATAAAACAATGAAAGACACAAGTATACAAATCAATGAAGAACCACCTTCAGATAGAACCGAATTGAAAGACAAAGTAATAGAAGATGTTAATGCCGAAGATCTAGTTGAAGAAGACTTTTAG